A genome region from Primulina eburnea isolate SZY01 chromosome 9, ASM2296580v1, whole genome shotgun sequence includes the following:
- the LOC140841629 gene encoding mitochondrial outer membrane protein porin 2-like → MSKGPGLFSDFGKKAKDLLTKDYISDHKLSVSTYSESGVALTTSTVKKGGYSFGDVAAQYIYKNTSADVKVDTESNISVNLTVADIITSSKTIANLKYPNYDSGKLEFQYFHPHASIAAAVGLNKAPPIDFSVTLGTPTFALGIEAGYETSSRKLVKYTAGITVTQPDSCSSIILGDKGDTIKTSYIRYLDQLKKGAAVAEFTRKLSTNENTFTVGGSYALDHLTLVKVKLNNHGTLGTVLQHEVMRKSVVTISSEFDTKALDNIPRFGVSLALKP, encoded by the exons ATGAGTAAAGGACCCGGTCTATTCTCGGATTTCGGCAAGAAAGCGAAAG ATCTGCTTACCAAGGACTATATTTCGGATCATAAATTATCTGTTTCAACGTACAGCGAATCCGGAGTG GCCCTTACAACATCCACTGTGAAAAAAGGAGGCTACTCATTCGGTGATGTCGCAGCCCAGTACATATACAAGAATACCTCTGCAGATGTCAAAGTTGATACAGAATCGAAT ATCTCAGTAAATTTAACCGTCGCCGATATCATCACCTCATCAAAGACTATTGCCAATCTGAAATATCCGAATTATGATTCTGGCAAG CTGGAGTTTCAGTACTTCCACCCTCATGCATCTATTGCTGCTGCTGTGGGTCTTAACAAAGCCCCTCCAATTGACTTTTCAGTCACCCTTGGTACTCCCACCTTTGCTTTGGGGATAGAAGCTGGCTATGAGACCTCGTCTAGAAAACTGGTGAAGTATACTGCTGGCATTACTGTGACGCAACCTGATTCCTGTTCGTCGATAATTTT GGGTGACAAAGGGGACACCATAAAGACCTCATACATACGCTACTTAGATCAGTTGAAGAAGGGTGCTGCTGTGGCCGAGTTCACCCGAAAGTTGTCTACAAATGAGAACACTTTTACCGTGGGAGGATCTTACGCCCTTGACCACCTGACACTCGTAAAAGTGAAGCTTAACAATCATGGCACTCTAGGTACTGTTTTGCAGCACGAGGTTATGCGGAAATCAGTGGTGACTATATCCAGCGAGTTCGATACCAAAGCCTTGGATAACATTCCCAGATTTGGAGTGTCCCTTGCTCTTAAGCCTTGA